Part of the Nicotiana sylvestris chromosome 2, ASM39365v2, whole genome shotgun sequence genome, TTGTACTGAATATCTTCAGTCCCATTCTCTAACAGCACTGCAAAGCAAAGCAGTGCTCTTGATTCAGTAATGCTACGGCAAATAGATGAATTTCCCTTGGCTAGTTTCCATAGAGCTCTTGCAGCCATTGCCTTCATATAATCCTTAGTAACAGACTCCTCGAGTTCTCGCCCTTTACTACTTACCCCTGTAGTAGAAACACTGTGCTGATGGTGATGGTTTACATCATCATTATTATCATTCACCTTGTGCACACTAGTCACACTAcccctattattattattactagcAAAAACGACAGCATGAATCGACGTGGCTTTGCTAGCTATAGCATACTTGCTATGCTCCTGGACTGTCTCAAAGGCGAGATGGCTAACAAGTAATCTAATTATATTATGCTGATGAAAGAGATCCTGACATTTTGGGTAATTTGCAGAAAGTTCAGAAACTGCCCAAGCCACTACAGCCTGAACTTTCATTGAACCTTCTTTGAGGATTTTCACAAACACTGAGCATACACCAAGATGCACCATGTGTTCGACGCTTTCAGTGTCACGTCCTAATAGTCCAATTGCCTTTGCAGCATTCTCCTGACCTTCCAATTTTCCTTCTTTCAATAATTTCAACAATGGTCCAACTCCACCTTCTTCAACGATCAATTTTCCATTCCGATGATTGTCCTTAGCTAGTGAAGTCAATGATGCAGCAGCTTCAGATCGATCATTGACCGAACCAGTATATAAAATCGCTATATGTTCCCAAATAAAACACAATATAGGTTCATTAGCGGCAATAGGAGGAAGGCCCAAATACTCATCTCCGCTTTCTGTGGCGGAGACACGGAGGAGCCACGAAACATTAACTATGGAATTCTCTAGCTGTGAAGACAGGTTGCGGAAAGATGCAGACGGGATGATGGTAAATACGCGCTGCATTAGTCCCTGAGCGCAACATTTGGTAACGATAGACATAGCCATTTCCAGGGCTTGTTCAGTGTCGTCAATGATACGCCTCGTGGGGCGTTGGTAGAGATCGTTGCTGGCTCGTGCTGCTTGACGAAGCAGCACGACCAGCCTCTCTGTTTTGGACTTGAGCTCAGCACATTCTTGCTTGAATGAAGTTGCGACATCATCTGCCTGAGTCACTTGATCTGCCAATTGGATTGGCTTTGCCAGGATTTGCTTCACTATATCCGCCATCAACACTTTGTCACTGCAGTGAAATCTTTTCTTATTCTAAGGGAAGTCAACAATTTGTATATATTCAATTAAATCCTCTTGGCCTCACGTAGCCAAGAAATAATGCCTAAAAAGGCTGTGACAAAGTAGATCTTTGATGTAAATTTTGTTTTGCTGTACTATCAAATGAACAAAGAGATCAAGATTGTAGGGAGAGAAACAAAGATGACTTTGACTTGGGTTTTGTGAGTATAGAATATAGTAGATGTTTAACAATCGAAGAGTTGGTTTTTGGTGACTGACTTTGAGAGTCAATTGgtttattaaattaaataataTTGGCTTGTGTTGTTCTAATTCGTTAATTCTGATTCTATTCGATATTACCAGTTTGATTTTTCTTGGTCTTAAAATTTATACGTATCTTGTTTAATAATTTATCATCCGAGTTGTTGCCATCCTAACTACCTCTCACACATGGCCCCACGCTACAAGACAAGAAGAGAGGAACCTTTGCGGATGGACCTCTTTGCCCGCCTCAAAACGCAAATATTAGGGGGAAAAAAATGACTATATACATTTtgtatattatatacaaaaattatataagttTTATATAGTTTTCGGTTATCAATCGTAAATAGTTTCTGACGCGGGCTAAAAGTAATAATACCTCCAAATATTAGTGGTTTTGAAATATTTGAAGTTAAAAAAATGATTTATTacctttttgaaaaaataaataaattgccATGACTGTTAATTTATGGAGCGTTACTCAAGTGACATATAGTTAAGAGAGATAAAGGGTGGTTTGCACAAAATTATCGTGATTAGGgctattaaatattttttttaagggATGTGCAAACATCTTAAAAGGACAAAAAACTATGAATCTAATAAGATTTTAAATATGGGTGTTCAAATTATTATTGTATCAGTTACTTCATCTGTTCTAATATTTTTGACGGGTTTGATTGGATGCAAAGTTAAagaaaaaagacttttgaaacttatggTTTAAAATATGCTATAAATATTTTTGTAGGTATGAATCATCATAAaggataaaataaaaagtttaaacaCCAATTATTATTAAATATATAAAGGTAACATTCTCTTCAGaaacaaattaaaaagaaaagtgaGTCACAAAAATAAAGTAATATTGGAGCTTCAACCCAGTTACAACTTTCATGAACTTTTTAACATTCATCCCAAATATTAGTTATTTTAcaaattaaatttattttaaaatatttgacGCTTTATAGAAAAGAAAacgcatttattattttttaagatCCACCCTTACTGCTCAAATTAGTGAAATATTAATTA contains:
- the LOC104221106 gene encoding importin subunit alpha-1a-like, whose translation is MADIVKQILAKPIQLADQVTQADDVATSFKQECAELKSKTERLVVLLRQAARASNDLYQRPTRRIIDDTEQALEMAMSIVTKCCAQGLMQRVFTIIPSASFRNLSSQLENSIVNVSWLLRVSATESGDEYLGLPPIAANEPILCFIWEHIAILYTGSVNDRSEAAASLTSLAKDNHRNGKLIVEEGGVGPLLKLLKEGKLEGQENAAKAIGLLGRDTESVEHMVHLGVCSVFVKILKEGSMKVQAVVAWAVSELSANYPKCQDLFHQHNIIRLLVSHLAFETVQEHSKYAIASKATSIHAVVFASNNNNRGSVTSVHKVNDNNDDVNHHHQHSVSTTGVSSKGRELEESVTKDYMKAMAARALWKLAKGNSSICRSITESRALLCFAVLLENGTEDIQYNSAMAVKEITAVAEQDSDLRKSAFKPNSPACKALVDQLVRIIEKEDLNLLIPCIRAIGNLARTFRVTETTMISPLVKLLDEREAEISNEAAIALAKFACNDNYLHMDHCKAIVSMGGAKHLIQLVFLGEKIVQSSALLLLCYIALHVPALLRSRHT